In the Mytilus trossulus isolate FHL-02 chromosome 1, PNRI_Mtr1.1.1.hap1, whole genome shotgun sequence genome, one interval contains:
- the LOC134707321 gene encoding uncharacterized protein LOC134707321 produces the protein MSTVKRVQFAVSDEMNHTAASIYGSEFCPTHPTYKVVSWCSTHETSICMVCFKLDHAKCKGVEPLEEAIKSTNSKSELKSLRQRVEETRNIFKRLVKDRNHNIDALENQKDVLKADVKTFKERIYQHLERLEYRLEKEIDLALDRHKHKLEDQIFEYNQRDGTLASLYNDLIHINEDSTENHTILFLKEANVVQRKEEEFLKGDVGSLKNINLQLKMDETVRKVVDVPTIANVKMVESYPTNPPDLQSLSKDDKQTESMLIKVEESVKEYNMDKFKFVFERDIDIKPTFSTNALVPEVTGGMILPDGRLFVVDKVNKRLLGYTAKGQLAKETFMEYEPYAMTYLDVNRFYLTVPGQQCIEIRDYGALQYSEKIDIKHHVSGISSYEDTIAVVCENFGIALLDQTGTMVNKIPMKGNKEGPLHLLGKTICYAESKKGTIHVLSVSGEVKFTTTVKGLGYVQGIAVLRDSSFLVSRSSPGNKVTWHFSPDGHQQALREEFESFKSPRAIVYEKKLKKMFVANGVRTISIFREV, from the coding sequence ATGTCCACAGTGAAACGTGTGCAGTTTGCTGTTTCGGATGAAATGAACCACACTGCAGCATCTATATACGGGTCGGAGTTTTGTCCAACTCATCCTACATATAAAGTCGTATCTTGGTGTTCTACACACGAAACATCAATTTGCATGGTGTGTTTCAAGTTAGATCATGCCAAATGCAAAGGCGTTGAGCCACTCGAGGAGGCCATCAAAAGTACAAATTCTAAGTCCGAGTTAAAATCGTTAAGACAACGTGTTGAAGAAACTAGAAATATCTTCAAACGCCTTGTTAAAGACAGAAATCACAACATTGATGCGCTTGAAAATCAGAAAGATGTTCTCAAAGCTGATGTTAAGACGTTCAAGGAAAGAATTTATCAACATCTTGAAAGATTAGAATATCGGTTAGAGAAAGAGATAGATTTAGCTTTAGATCGACATAAACACAAACTTGAAGACCAGATATTTGAGTACAATCAAAGGGACGGAACTTTAGCATCCCTATATAATGATCTTATACATATAAACGAAGATTCAACTGAAAAccatacaattttgtttttgaaagaaGCAAACGTTGTTCAAAGAAAGGAAGAAGAGTTTCTTAAAGGGGATGTCGGTTCGCTTAAAAATATTAATCTGCAGTTAAAAATGGACGAAACAGTCAGAAAAGTGGTTGATGTTCCGACAATAGCAAATGTTAAAATGGTAGAAAGTTACCCAACAAACCCTCCAGATTTGCAATCACTTTCGAAGGACGATAAACAAACTGAAAGCATGCTTATCAAAGTTGAGGAATCGGTAAAAGAATACAATATGGATAAATTTAAATTCGTTTTCGAAAGAGATATAGATATTAAACCTACATTTTCGACAAATGCCCTGGTCCCCGAAGTAACTGGTGGCATGATTTTACCAGATGGAAGATTATTTGTTGTTGATAAGGTAAATAAACGGTTGCTAGGATACACTGCCAAAGGACAGTTAGCCAAAGAAACTTTCATGGAATATGAACCATATGCAATGACATACCTTGATGTCAACAGATTTTATCTTACAGTTCCGGGGCAACAATGCATAGAAATTCGAGATTATGGAGCGCTTCAGTATTCCGAAAAGATTGATATAAAACATCATGTTTCTGGAATTTCGTCCTACGAAGATACCATAGCTGTCGTTTGCGAAAATTTTGGCATTGCACTTCTAGACCAAACAGGAACAATGGTAAACAAAATACCAATGAAAGGAAACAAAGAAGGTCCATTGCATCTTTTAGGGAAAACTATTTGCTACGCCGAAAGTAAGAAAGGAACTATCCATGTTTTAAGCGTTTCCGGAGAAGTTAAATTTACGACTACCGTAAAAGGTTTAGGATACGTCCAAGGAATAGCGGTATTACGAGACAGCAGTTTCCTCGTTTCAAGGTCAAGCCCAGGAAACAAAGTCACGTGGCATTTTTCACCTGACGGTCACCAACAAGCATTGCGAGAAGAGTTTGAATCCTTTAAATCGCCACGTGCAATAgtttatgaaaagaaattaaaaaaaatgtttgtcgcAAATGGAGTGCGAACAATATCAATTTTCAGAGAAGTGTAG